A DNA window from Falco peregrinus isolate bFalPer1 chromosome 8, bFalPer1.pri, whole genome shotgun sequence contains the following coding sequences:
- the LOC101918719 gene encoding caspase-10 isoform X2, which produces MVGRTKRRTSREKKIWRKNTASLLEAERRKQEKREKGSRETVGSSNMEEVVSLKFRQQLLFIDENLVAEDVAALKFLCTDLLPFKKLESVKSAVDIFQLLMAEEYLNKEDTFLLAELLYRIKCHSLLKKLGYTKEKVQECLHEKGRVSPYRQMLYELSENITNEMLKHIIFLLQNCLPKRRIIYSALDLLILLEKQGLLTENNVQMLEEVCMNVSPDLLETVNCYKRTKVPLPQQNTLPVKESSLFHTGDIRVFTSPQETSIKSVSSNINDNKATNLTQGFSEINLELPEEFSNKMKSYKMDGPHRGFCLIINNVNFDRSLQERKGSCKDAGELEQVFTWLGLDVRTYTDLTSWEIKDLMRTWQRLQDHKDRDCFICCILSHGESGAIYGKDEELVSIRMIMSHFTAKQCPQLAEKPKLFFIQACQGKEIQCPVYVEADARIPDLSSMQQSVSPSESIPEEADFLLGMATIDGYVSFRHIQQGAWYIQALCSKLQLLVPRGEDILSILTEVNEDVGRRVDRLGTKKQMPQPAYTLRRKLIFPIPRNPPPSQQH; this is translated from the exons gcAGAGAGACTGTTGGTTCCAGCAACATGGAGGAAGTTGTCAGCTTGAAGTTCCGTCAGCAGCTTCTGTTCATTGATGAAAATCTGGTGGCTGAAGATGTAGCAGCTTTAAAATTTCTCTGTACTGATTTGCTTCCCTTCAAAAAACTAGAAAGTGTGAAGTCAGCAGTGGACATCTTTCAGCTTCTCATGGCTGAAGAATATCTGAATAAGGAAGATACTTTCCTGCTAGCTGAACTCTTATACAGAATTAAATGTCACTCCTTGCTCAAGAAACTTGGTTATACCAAAGAGAAAGTGCAAGAATGTCTGCATGAGAAGGGAAGAGTGTCTCCGTACAG GCAGATGCTGTATGAATTGTCAGAGAACATTACCAATGAGATGTTGAAGCACATCATATTCCTACTGCAAAACTGTCTTCCAAAGCGACGGATAATTTAT TCTGCTCTGGATTTGCTGATTTTATTGGAAAAACAGGGCCTTTTAACTGAAAACAATGTACAGATGCTGGAGGAGGTCTGTATGAATGTTTCACCTGATCTCCTGGAAACAGTAAACTGCTACAAAAGGACAAAAG TGCCTCTGCCTCAGCAGAACACTCTGCCAGTCAAGGAATCTTCACTGTTTCACACTGGAGACATCAGAGTATTCACTTCCCCACAG GAGACCTCGATCAAATCAGTCAGTTCTAATATCAATG ataaCAAAGCAACTAATCTTACACAAGGCTTCTCTGAAATAAACCTGGAGCTGCCAGAAGAATTCAGCAAT aagatgaaaagctACAAAATGGATGGACCACACAGAGGATTTTGTCTTATTATTAATAATGTTAACTTTGATAGGTCTCTTCAGGAGAGGAAGGGTTCTTGCAAAGATGCTG gGGAACTGGAGCAAGTATTCACATGGCTTGGTCTGGACGTGAGGACTTACACTGACCTGACATCTTGGGAGATTAAAGATCTGATGCGAACTTGGCAGCGTTTGCAAGATCACAAAGACAGGGACTGTTTTATATGTTGTATTCTATCTCATGGAGAGTCAGGAGCGATCTACGGGAAAGATGAGGAACTTGTATCAATCCGCATGATCATGTCCCACTTCACGGCTAAACAATGTCCACAACTGGCTGAAAAGCCCAAACTCTTCTTTATCCAAGCTTGCCAGGGAAAGGAGATACAGTGTCCTGTCTATGTTGAAGCTGATGCAAGAATTCCCGATTTGTCTTCCATGCAACAGAGTGTTTCTCCTTCTGAAAGTATTCCCGAAGAGGCTGATTTCCTCCTAGGCATGGCCACAATTGATGGATATGTCTCTTTCCGGCACATTCAGCAGGGTGCTTGGTATATTCAGGCCCTGTGCAGCAAGCTACAGTTGTTGGTACCAAG GGGTGAAGATATTTTGTCAATTCTTACAGAAGTTAATGAAGATGTGGGCAGACGTGTTGACCGCTTGGGGACAAAGAAGCAGATGCCCCAACCGGCATATACcttaaggagaaaattaatattCCCGATACCTAGAAACCCTCCTCCTTCACAGCAACAttga
- the LOC101918719 gene encoding caspase-10 isoform X1 produces MVGRTKRRTSREKKIWRKNTASLLEAERRKQEKREKGSRETVGSSNMEEVVSLKFRQQLLFIDENLVAEDVAALKFLCTDLLPFKKLESVKSAVDIFQLLMAEEYLNKEDTFLLAELLYRIKCHSLLKKLGYTKEKVQECLHEKGRVSPYRQMLYELSENITNEMLKHIIFLLQNCLPKRRIIYSALDLLILLEKQGLLTENNVQMLEEVCMNVSPDLLETVNCYKRTKVPLPQQNTLPVKESSLFHTGDIRVFTSPQETSIKSVSSNINDNKATNLTQGFSEINLELPEEFSNVENESKKMKSYKMDGPHRGFCLIINNVNFDRSLQERKGSCKDAGELEQVFTWLGLDVRTYTDLTSWEIKDLMRTWQRLQDHKDRDCFICCILSHGESGAIYGKDEELVSIRMIMSHFTAKQCPQLAEKPKLFFIQACQGKEIQCPVYVEADARIPDLSSMQQSVSPSESIPEEADFLLGMATIDGYVSFRHIQQGAWYIQALCSKLQLLVPRGEDILSILTEVNEDVGRRVDRLGTKKQMPQPAYTLRRKLIFPIPRNPPPSQQH; encoded by the exons gcAGAGAGACTGTTGGTTCCAGCAACATGGAGGAAGTTGTCAGCTTGAAGTTCCGTCAGCAGCTTCTGTTCATTGATGAAAATCTGGTGGCTGAAGATGTAGCAGCTTTAAAATTTCTCTGTACTGATTTGCTTCCCTTCAAAAAACTAGAAAGTGTGAAGTCAGCAGTGGACATCTTTCAGCTTCTCATGGCTGAAGAATATCTGAATAAGGAAGATACTTTCCTGCTAGCTGAACTCTTATACAGAATTAAATGTCACTCCTTGCTCAAGAAACTTGGTTATACCAAAGAGAAAGTGCAAGAATGTCTGCATGAGAAGGGAAGAGTGTCTCCGTACAG GCAGATGCTGTATGAATTGTCAGAGAACATTACCAATGAGATGTTGAAGCACATCATATTCCTACTGCAAAACTGTCTTCCAAAGCGACGGATAATTTAT TCTGCTCTGGATTTGCTGATTTTATTGGAAAAACAGGGCCTTTTAACTGAAAACAATGTACAGATGCTGGAGGAGGTCTGTATGAATGTTTCACCTGATCTCCTGGAAACAGTAAACTGCTACAAAAGGACAAAAG TGCCTCTGCCTCAGCAGAACACTCTGCCAGTCAAGGAATCTTCACTGTTTCACACTGGAGACATCAGAGTATTCACTTCCCCACAG GAGACCTCGATCAAATCAGTCAGTTCTAATATCAATG ataaCAAAGCAACTAATCTTACACAAGGCTTCTCTGAAATAAACCTGGAGCTGCCAGAAGAATTCAGCAATGTAGAAAATGAATCCAAG aagatgaaaagctACAAAATGGATGGACCACACAGAGGATTTTGTCTTATTATTAATAATGTTAACTTTGATAGGTCTCTTCAGGAGAGGAAGGGTTCTTGCAAAGATGCTG gGGAACTGGAGCAAGTATTCACATGGCTTGGTCTGGACGTGAGGACTTACACTGACCTGACATCTTGGGAGATTAAAGATCTGATGCGAACTTGGCAGCGTTTGCAAGATCACAAAGACAGGGACTGTTTTATATGTTGTATTCTATCTCATGGAGAGTCAGGAGCGATCTACGGGAAAGATGAGGAACTTGTATCAATCCGCATGATCATGTCCCACTTCACGGCTAAACAATGTCCACAACTGGCTGAAAAGCCCAAACTCTTCTTTATCCAAGCTTGCCAGGGAAAGGAGATACAGTGTCCTGTCTATGTTGAAGCTGATGCAAGAATTCCCGATTTGTCTTCCATGCAACAGAGTGTTTCTCCTTCTGAAAGTATTCCCGAAGAGGCTGATTTCCTCCTAGGCATGGCCACAATTGATGGATATGTCTCTTTCCGGCACATTCAGCAGGGTGCTTGGTATATTCAGGCCCTGTGCAGCAAGCTACAGTTGTTGGTACCAAG GGGTGAAGATATTTTGTCAATTCTTACAGAAGTTAATGAAGATGTGGGCAGACGTGTTGACCGCTTGGGGACAAAGAAGCAGATGCCCCAACCGGCATATACcttaaggagaaaattaatattCCCGATACCTAGAAACCCTCCTCCTTCACAGCAACAttga
- the LOC101918719 gene encoding caspase-10 isoform X5 produces the protein MEEVVSLKFRQQLLFIDENLVAEDVAALKFLCTDLLPFKKLESVKSAVDIFQLLMAEEYLNKEDTFLLAELLYRIKCHSLLKKLGYTKEKVQECLHEKGRVSPYRQMLYELSENITNEMLKHIIFLLQNCLPKRRIIYSALDLLILLEKQGLLTENNVQMLEEVCMNVSPDLLETVNCYKRTKVPLPQQNTLPVKESSLFHTGDIRVFTSPQETSIKSVSSNINDNKATNLTQGFSEINLELPEEFSNVENESKKMKSYKMDGPHRGFCLIINNVNFDRSLQERKGSCKDAGELEQVFTWLGLDVRTYTDLTSWEIKDLMRTWQRLQDHKDRDCFICCILSHGESGAIYGKDEELVSIRMIMSHFTAKQCPQLAEKPKLFFIQACQGKEIQCPVYVEADARIPDLSSMQQSVSPSESIPEEADFLLGMATIDGYVSFRHIQQGAWYIQALCSKLQLLVPRGEDILSILTEVNEDVGRRVDRLGTKKQMPQPAYTLRRKLIFPIPRNPPPSQQH, from the exons ATGGAGGAAGTTGTCAGCTTGAAGTTCCGTCAGCAGCTTCTGTTCATTGATGAAAATCTGGTGGCTGAAGATGTAGCAGCTTTAAAATTTCTCTGTACTGATTTGCTTCCCTTCAAAAAACTAGAAAGTGTGAAGTCAGCAGTGGACATCTTTCAGCTTCTCATGGCTGAAGAATATCTGAATAAGGAAGATACTTTCCTGCTAGCTGAACTCTTATACAGAATTAAATGTCACTCCTTGCTCAAGAAACTTGGTTATACCAAAGAGAAAGTGCAAGAATGTCTGCATGAGAAGGGAAGAGTGTCTCCGTACAG GCAGATGCTGTATGAATTGTCAGAGAACATTACCAATGAGATGTTGAAGCACATCATATTCCTACTGCAAAACTGTCTTCCAAAGCGACGGATAATTTAT TCTGCTCTGGATTTGCTGATTTTATTGGAAAAACAGGGCCTTTTAACTGAAAACAATGTACAGATGCTGGAGGAGGTCTGTATGAATGTTTCACCTGATCTCCTGGAAACAGTAAACTGCTACAAAAGGACAAAAG TGCCTCTGCCTCAGCAGAACACTCTGCCAGTCAAGGAATCTTCACTGTTTCACACTGGAGACATCAGAGTATTCACTTCCCCACAG GAGACCTCGATCAAATCAGTCAGTTCTAATATCAATG ataaCAAAGCAACTAATCTTACACAAGGCTTCTCTGAAATAAACCTGGAGCTGCCAGAAGAATTCAGCAATGTAGAAAATGAATCCAAG aagatgaaaagctACAAAATGGATGGACCACACAGAGGATTTTGTCTTATTATTAATAATGTTAACTTTGATAGGTCTCTTCAGGAGAGGAAGGGTTCTTGCAAAGATGCTG gGGAACTGGAGCAAGTATTCACATGGCTTGGTCTGGACGTGAGGACTTACACTGACCTGACATCTTGGGAGATTAAAGATCTGATGCGAACTTGGCAGCGTTTGCAAGATCACAAAGACAGGGACTGTTTTATATGTTGTATTCTATCTCATGGAGAGTCAGGAGCGATCTACGGGAAAGATGAGGAACTTGTATCAATCCGCATGATCATGTCCCACTTCACGGCTAAACAATGTCCACAACTGGCTGAAAAGCCCAAACTCTTCTTTATCCAAGCTTGCCAGGGAAAGGAGATACAGTGTCCTGTCTATGTTGAAGCTGATGCAAGAATTCCCGATTTGTCTTCCATGCAACAGAGTGTTTCTCCTTCTGAAAGTATTCCCGAAGAGGCTGATTTCCTCCTAGGCATGGCCACAATTGATGGATATGTCTCTTTCCGGCACATTCAGCAGGGTGCTTGGTATATTCAGGCCCTGTGCAGCAAGCTACAGTTGTTGGTACCAAG GGGTGAAGATATTTTGTCAATTCTTACAGAAGTTAATGAAGATGTGGGCAGACGTGTTGACCGCTTGGGGACAAAGAAGCAGATGCCCCAACCGGCATATACcttaaggagaaaattaatattCCCGATACCTAGAAACCCTCCTCCTTCACAGCAACAttga
- the LOC101918719 gene encoding caspase-10 isoform X3 — translation MSPWTANQGICVNHCALSTESCGRETVGSSNMEEVVSLKFRQQLLFIDENLVAEDVAALKFLCTDLLPFKKLESVKSAVDIFQLLMAEEYLNKEDTFLLAELLYRIKCHSLLKKLGYTKEKVQECLHEKGRVSPYRQMLYELSENITNEMLKHIIFLLQNCLPKRRIIYSALDLLILLEKQGLLTENNVQMLEEVCMNVSPDLLETVNCYKRTKVPLPQQNTLPVKESSLFHTGDIRVFTSPQETSIKSVSSNINDNKATNLTQGFSEINLELPEEFSNVENESKKMKSYKMDGPHRGFCLIINNVNFDRSLQERKGSCKDAGELEQVFTWLGLDVRTYTDLTSWEIKDLMRTWQRLQDHKDRDCFICCILSHGESGAIYGKDEELVSIRMIMSHFTAKQCPQLAEKPKLFFIQACQGKEIQCPVYVEADARIPDLSSMQQSVSPSESIPEEADFLLGMATIDGYVSFRHIQQGAWYIQALCSKLQLLVPRGEDILSILTEVNEDVGRRVDRLGTKKQMPQPAYTLRRKLIFPIPRNPPPSQQH, via the exons ATGAGCCCTTGGACTGCAAATCAAGGGATATGTGTGAACCACTGTGCTCTCTCCACTGAAAGTTGTG gcAGAGAGACTGTTGGTTCCAGCAACATGGAGGAAGTTGTCAGCTTGAAGTTCCGTCAGCAGCTTCTGTTCATTGATGAAAATCTGGTGGCTGAAGATGTAGCAGCTTTAAAATTTCTCTGTACTGATTTGCTTCCCTTCAAAAAACTAGAAAGTGTGAAGTCAGCAGTGGACATCTTTCAGCTTCTCATGGCTGAAGAATATCTGAATAAGGAAGATACTTTCCTGCTAGCTGAACTCTTATACAGAATTAAATGTCACTCCTTGCTCAAGAAACTTGGTTATACCAAAGAGAAAGTGCAAGAATGTCTGCATGAGAAGGGAAGAGTGTCTCCGTACAG GCAGATGCTGTATGAATTGTCAGAGAACATTACCAATGAGATGTTGAAGCACATCATATTCCTACTGCAAAACTGTCTTCCAAAGCGACGGATAATTTAT TCTGCTCTGGATTTGCTGATTTTATTGGAAAAACAGGGCCTTTTAACTGAAAACAATGTACAGATGCTGGAGGAGGTCTGTATGAATGTTTCACCTGATCTCCTGGAAACAGTAAACTGCTACAAAAGGACAAAAG TGCCTCTGCCTCAGCAGAACACTCTGCCAGTCAAGGAATCTTCACTGTTTCACACTGGAGACATCAGAGTATTCACTTCCCCACAG GAGACCTCGATCAAATCAGTCAGTTCTAATATCAATG ataaCAAAGCAACTAATCTTACACAAGGCTTCTCTGAAATAAACCTGGAGCTGCCAGAAGAATTCAGCAATGTAGAAAATGAATCCAAG aagatgaaaagctACAAAATGGATGGACCACACAGAGGATTTTGTCTTATTATTAATAATGTTAACTTTGATAGGTCTCTTCAGGAGAGGAAGGGTTCTTGCAAAGATGCTG gGGAACTGGAGCAAGTATTCACATGGCTTGGTCTGGACGTGAGGACTTACACTGACCTGACATCTTGGGAGATTAAAGATCTGATGCGAACTTGGCAGCGTTTGCAAGATCACAAAGACAGGGACTGTTTTATATGTTGTATTCTATCTCATGGAGAGTCAGGAGCGATCTACGGGAAAGATGAGGAACTTGTATCAATCCGCATGATCATGTCCCACTTCACGGCTAAACAATGTCCACAACTGGCTGAAAAGCCCAAACTCTTCTTTATCCAAGCTTGCCAGGGAAAGGAGATACAGTGTCCTGTCTATGTTGAAGCTGATGCAAGAATTCCCGATTTGTCTTCCATGCAACAGAGTGTTTCTCCTTCTGAAAGTATTCCCGAAGAGGCTGATTTCCTCCTAGGCATGGCCACAATTGATGGATATGTCTCTTTCCGGCACATTCAGCAGGGTGCTTGGTATATTCAGGCCCTGTGCAGCAAGCTACAGTTGTTGGTACCAAG GGGTGAAGATATTTTGTCAATTCTTACAGAAGTTAATGAAGATGTGGGCAGACGTGTTGACCGCTTGGGGACAAAGAAGCAGATGCCCCAACCGGCATATACcttaaggagaaaattaatattCCCGATACCTAGAAACCCTCCTCCTTCACAGCAACAttga
- the LOC101918719 gene encoding caspase-10 isoform X4 produces the protein MVGRTKRRTSREKKIWRKNTASLLEAERRKQEKREKGSRETVGSSNMEEVVSLKFRQQLLFIDENLVAEDVAALKFLCTDLLPFKKLESVKSAVDIFQLLMAEEYLNKEDTFLLAELLYRIKCHSLLKKLGYTKEKVQECLHEKGRVSPYRQMLYELSENITNEMLKHIIFLLQNCLPKRRIIYSALDLLILLEKQGLLTENNVQMLEEVCMNVSPDLLETVNCYKRTKVPLPQQNTLPVKESSLFHTGDIRVFTSPQKMKSYKMDGPHRGFCLIINNVNFDRSLQERKGSCKDAGELEQVFTWLGLDVRTYTDLTSWEIKDLMRTWQRLQDHKDRDCFICCILSHGESGAIYGKDEELVSIRMIMSHFTAKQCPQLAEKPKLFFIQACQGKEIQCPVYVEADARIPDLSSMQQSVSPSESIPEEADFLLGMATIDGYVSFRHIQQGAWYIQALCSKLQLLVPRGEDILSILTEVNEDVGRRVDRLGTKKQMPQPAYTLRRKLIFPIPRNPPPSQQH, from the exons gcAGAGAGACTGTTGGTTCCAGCAACATGGAGGAAGTTGTCAGCTTGAAGTTCCGTCAGCAGCTTCTGTTCATTGATGAAAATCTGGTGGCTGAAGATGTAGCAGCTTTAAAATTTCTCTGTACTGATTTGCTTCCCTTCAAAAAACTAGAAAGTGTGAAGTCAGCAGTGGACATCTTTCAGCTTCTCATGGCTGAAGAATATCTGAATAAGGAAGATACTTTCCTGCTAGCTGAACTCTTATACAGAATTAAATGTCACTCCTTGCTCAAGAAACTTGGTTATACCAAAGAGAAAGTGCAAGAATGTCTGCATGAGAAGGGAAGAGTGTCTCCGTACAG GCAGATGCTGTATGAATTGTCAGAGAACATTACCAATGAGATGTTGAAGCACATCATATTCCTACTGCAAAACTGTCTTCCAAAGCGACGGATAATTTAT TCTGCTCTGGATTTGCTGATTTTATTGGAAAAACAGGGCCTTTTAACTGAAAACAATGTACAGATGCTGGAGGAGGTCTGTATGAATGTTTCACCTGATCTCCTGGAAACAGTAAACTGCTACAAAAGGACAAAAG TGCCTCTGCCTCAGCAGAACACTCTGCCAGTCAAGGAATCTTCACTGTTTCACACTGGAGACATCAGAGTATTCACTTCCCCACAG aagatgaaaagctACAAAATGGATGGACCACACAGAGGATTTTGTCTTATTATTAATAATGTTAACTTTGATAGGTCTCTTCAGGAGAGGAAGGGTTCTTGCAAAGATGCTG gGGAACTGGAGCAAGTATTCACATGGCTTGGTCTGGACGTGAGGACTTACACTGACCTGACATCTTGGGAGATTAAAGATCTGATGCGAACTTGGCAGCGTTTGCAAGATCACAAAGACAGGGACTGTTTTATATGTTGTATTCTATCTCATGGAGAGTCAGGAGCGATCTACGGGAAAGATGAGGAACTTGTATCAATCCGCATGATCATGTCCCACTTCACGGCTAAACAATGTCCACAACTGGCTGAAAAGCCCAAACTCTTCTTTATCCAAGCTTGCCAGGGAAAGGAGATACAGTGTCCTGTCTATGTTGAAGCTGATGCAAGAATTCCCGATTTGTCTTCCATGCAACAGAGTGTTTCTCCTTCTGAAAGTATTCCCGAAGAGGCTGATTTCCTCCTAGGCATGGCCACAATTGATGGATATGTCTCTTTCCGGCACATTCAGCAGGGTGCTTGGTATATTCAGGCCCTGTGCAGCAAGCTACAGTTGTTGGTACCAAG GGGTGAAGATATTTTGTCAATTCTTACAGAAGTTAATGAAGATGTGGGCAGACGTGTTGACCGCTTGGGGACAAAGAAGCAGATGCCCCAACCGGCATATACcttaaggagaaaattaatattCCCGATACCTAGAAACCCTCCTCCTTCACAGCAACAttga